One Aphelocoma coerulescens isolate FSJ_1873_10779 chromosome 5, UR_Acoe_1.0, whole genome shotgun sequence DNA segment encodes these proteins:
- the LOC138111858 gene encoding LOW QUALITY PROTEIN: MAPK/MAK/MRK overlapping kinase-like (The sequence of the model RefSeq protein was modified relative to this genomic sequence to represent the inferred CDS: inserted 1 base in 1 codon; deleted 2 bases in 1 codon; substituted 1 base at 1 genomic stop codon), whose translation MLKYYPSERTAAHQALQHPYFQEFRQAASTQALTMHKKLRLVGNTSGQVPQYLWQISKASPRQHSLRNIQEKTQLQHWPPLGELPKLNFSGVAKLTSCPTPTLHSVFQGCKEGGGTPVFQSVRFIGSNTEVXTLTCPLKXHLKLLLFLQQSEKQKALQSSLKHFHLPVIEGVEVRKSLAMQ comes from the exons ATGCTAAAATACTACCCCAGTGAGAGAACTGCTGCCCATCAAGCCTTACAGCACCCTTATTTTCAAGAATTCCGGCAA GCAGCCAGTACACAAGCTTTAACTATGCACAAAAAATTAAGACTAGTAGGAAATACATCAGGGCAAGTACCTCAGTATTTGTGGCAAATTTCAAAGGCAAGTCCAAGACAG cattctCTTAGGAACatccaggaaaaaacccaa ctgcaACATTGGCCTCCTCTGGGAGAATtaccaaaattaaatttttcaggAGTAGCCAAATTGACTTCCTGTCCTACTCCTACATTGCATTCAGTTTTCCAGGGATGTAAGGAAGGTGGTGGAACCCCTGTGTTCCAGTCTGTCAGATTTATTGGATCAAATACTGAGGTGTAGACTCTCACTTGCCCACTGA CACATTTGAAACTTCTGTTGTTTCTTCAACAGTCTGAGAAACAGAAGGCACTTCAGTCTTCCCTGAAACATTTCCATTTGCCTGTTATAGAAGGAGTAGAAGTGAGGAAAAGCCTGGCTATGCAGTGA